Proteins co-encoded in one Jeotgalibacillus malaysiensis genomic window:
- a CDS encoding delta-aminolevulinic acid dehydratase produces MKELQFDRHRRLRGSDALRSMVRETWLRPEDFIYPLFVVEGERVRKEVPSMPGVFHVSLDGVMDEIKECQSLGIQSVILFGVPKEKDAVGSQAYAEEGIVQQATRLIKKEAPEMVIVADTCLCQYTDHGHCGVIEGGKVLNDPTLDLLAKTAVSQAKAGADIIAPSNMMDGFVAAIRYGLDEAGYHDVPIMSYAVKYSSSFYGPFRDAAHSSPQFGDRKTYQMDPANRLEALREADSDVNEGADFLIVKPALSYLDIMREVKDRHTLPVVAYNVSGEYSMIKAAAANGWINEQEVILEKLTSMKRAGADLIITYHAKEASRWLQDQ; encoded by the coding sequence CACTGCGTTCAATGGTGCGCGAAACATGGCTTCGACCGGAGGACTTTATCTATCCGTTATTTGTAGTAGAAGGAGAACGAGTTCGCAAGGAAGTTCCGTCAATGCCAGGCGTATTTCACGTCTCACTAGACGGTGTGATGGACGAAATTAAAGAGTGTCAGTCACTCGGTATTCAGTCTGTCATTCTGTTCGGCGTGCCTAAAGAAAAAGATGCAGTCGGCTCTCAGGCTTATGCTGAAGAGGGCATTGTCCAGCAGGCAACTAGACTGATCAAAAAAGAAGCACCTGAAATGGTTATTGTAGCAGATACTTGTCTGTGTCAATATACAGACCATGGTCACTGTGGCGTGATCGAAGGCGGCAAAGTACTGAATGACCCAACACTTGACCTGCTTGCAAAAACTGCTGTCAGTCAGGCGAAAGCAGGCGCTGACATCATTGCCCCGTCAAATATGATGGATGGATTTGTCGCGGCGATCCGTTACGGATTGGATGAAGCAGGTTATCACGATGTGCCGATTATGAGTTATGCTGTTAAGTATTCGTCAAGTTTTTATGGACCTTTCAGAGATGCAGCGCACAGCTCACCTCAGTTTGGTGACCGGAAAACTTATCAGATGGACCCGGCTAACAGGCTTGAAGCATTAAGAGAAGCAGATTCTGATGTCAACGAAGGCGCAGATTTCCTTATTGTAAAGCCTGCCCTTTCTTATCTTGATATTATGCGAGAAGTAAAGGACCGTCACACACTTCCTGTCGTTGCTTACAATGTAAGCGGTGAGTATTCCATGATAAAAGCAGCTGCAGCAAACGGCTGGATTAATGAGCAGGAAGTCATCCTTGAAAAACTGACGAGCATGAAGCGCGCTGGTGCAGATCTGATCATTACGTATCATGCAAAAGAAGCATCACGCTGGCTGCAAGATCAATAA
- a CDS encoding glutamate-1-semialdehyde aminotransferase — protein MRSYEKSQEAFKIASDLMPGGVNSPVRAFKSVNMDPIFMEKGKGSKIYDIDGNEYIDYVLSWGPLILGHADDHVIEEIKKTAESGTSFGAPSLAENKLAELVIERVPSIEKVRMVSSGTEATMSALRLARGFTGRDKIVKFEGCYHGHGDSLLIKAGSGVATLGLPDSPGVPASVAQNTITVPYNDFESIQYVFKEYGSEIAGVIVEPVAGNMGVVPPVEGFLEELRTLTSDHGALLIFDEVMTGFRVGYNCAQGHLGVTPDLTCLGKVIGGGLPVGAFGGRKDIMEFIAPAGPIYQAGTLSGNPLAMAAGYATLSQLTEESYDHFIQAGDKLQAGFTELAEKYGIPHSVNRAGSMLGFFFTNEKVTNFEKAKTSDLDMFGEFYRLMAENGVFLPPSQFEGWFLSVVHSDEDLEKTLNAVEASFKEIASKR, from the coding sequence ATGCGTTCATATGAAAAGTCACAAGAAGCATTTAAGATAGCATCAGACTTAATGCCGGGGGGAGTAAACAGTCCTGTCCGCGCATTTAAATCTGTAAATATGGATCCGATCTTTATGGAAAAAGGGAAAGGATCTAAAATCTATGATATTGATGGCAATGAATACATCGATTACGTATTATCATGGGGACCACTGATTCTTGGTCATGCTGATGATCATGTGATTGAAGAAATCAAAAAAACTGCAGAAAGCGGTACAAGCTTTGGGGCCCCAAGCCTTGCTGAAAATAAGCTGGCTGAGCTTGTAATTGAACGTGTACCATCAATTGAAAAAGTGAGAATGGTTTCCTCTGGTACAGAAGCAACGATGAGTGCGCTGAGACTTGCAAGAGGTTTTACCGGCCGTGATAAAATTGTTAAATTCGAGGGCTGCTATCATGGACATGGAGATAGTCTGTTAATTAAAGCAGGTTCAGGCGTAGCAACACTCGGTTTACCTGATTCACCAGGCGTACCTGCAAGTGTTGCGCAAAATACCATCACAGTACCTTACAATGATTTCGAATCGATTCAGTATGTGTTTAAGGAATATGGAAGCGAAATAGCAGGTGTGATTGTTGAGCCTGTCGCAGGTAATATGGGTGTCGTACCTCCGGTTGAAGGCTTTCTTGAAGAGTTAAGAACTTTGACTTCTGACCATGGTGCACTGCTGATTTTTGATGAAGTCATGACAGGATTCCGTGTCGGCTATAACTGTGCGCAGGGTCACCTCGGTGTAACACCTGACCTTACCTGCCTTGGTAAAGTAATTGGTGGAGGTCTTCCTGTAGGTGCATTTGGCGGACGCAAAGATATTATGGAATTTATTGCGCCGGCAGGTCCGATCTATCAGGCAGGTACACTTTCTGGAAATCCACTTGCAATGGCTGCAGGGTACGCAACACTTTCCCAGCTCACTGAAGAAAGCTATGATCATTTCATTCAGGCCGGTGATAAATTGCAGGCAGGCTTTACTGAACTTGCTGAAAAGTATGGCATACCGCACTCTGTTAACCGTGCAGGTTCAATGCTTGGCTTCTTCTTTACAAATGAAAAAGTGACAAACTTCGAAAAAGCTAAAACATCAGATCTTGATATGTTTGGTGAATTTTATAGACTGATGGCAGAAAATGGTGTGTTCCTTCCGCCTTCACAATTTGAAGGATGGTTCCTTTCGGTTGTTCATAGCGATGAGGATCTCGAAAAAACACTCAATGCAGTTGAAGCATCATTCAAAGAAATAGCATCAAAACGATAA